The genomic region CGAGATCCAGGCCATCGGAGCCGGCGCGCTGAACCAAGCAGTGAAAGCGGTTGCGATCGCAAGAGGGTTTGTCGCGCCGAGCGGTGTTGACCTCATCTGCATTCCAGCCTTCACCGACATCATCATCGA from Calditerricola satsumensis harbors:
- the spoVS gene encoding stage V sporulation protein SpoVS codes for the protein MEVLKVSAKSNPNAVAGALAGVLRERGAAEIQAIGAGALNQAVKAVAIARGFVAPSGVDLICIPAFTDIIIDGEERTAIKLIVEPR